The Argentina anserina chromosome 5, drPotAnse1.1, whole genome shotgun sequence genome includes the window TTTTCTAACTAATTTTACTGAATTGCTAACGAATATTCATACGCTATCAAACCATTCTCAATCAGAAAGAACGAACAGAGCATTGGAAGGCAGTGATAGCAAAACCCAGATTTGAATATCTTGATGATGAATAACACAATGATTAGAAAGATTGGTTGCGAGTGGACTTACGATTGTTTATATATGAACCAACACAGCCAGTGGTGCAACCATCGAGGCAGTCGATCTGAGCAAAGCTCTGCTCCACATCAGAGGCCATCAGGCACAGAACCAACACCACAACAAGAAcactcatcttcttcatcttcgaTCCTTTTTGTTTGGGGCTTGAATACTGGATAGGAGTGATCATTGGTTTATGGATTGGTCTGGATTTATAAGAAGCAAGGGTGACAACACTGCCCCTAA containing:
- the LOC126793397 gene encoding uncharacterized protein LOC126793397, with amino-acid sequence MITPIQYSSPKQKGSKMKKMSVLVVVLVLCLMASDVEQSFAQIDCLDGCTTGCVGSYINNPRLRSRCDRKCQIRCDSQVEESLH